The sequence ATACAGTTTGatgaatttttaatgtattcagtCACATAACCACTACTACAACATGAGGAATTgttttatttagtaaataattGCTCATCCTTTGTTTAAATCTGGAGTTCGATGTGCCAAGATTACTGCTATTTGAAAGTggaattaaattatagtttaaatAGTAATATTGTCAATGCTATCACGCTTAAGTAAACCAGAGGATTGTCTTAAAATGAATACAGTAGAATTTCAGAATGGCTTTTGTAATTTGTTTCCTGTTAAAGGCCTAGAATATCCTGCAGTGGTAGAATTTGCTCCATTCCAGAAGATAGCCAAaaagaagctaaagaaaaaagataccaaAACCGGAAGCATTGAAGATGGTCAGTCCTTTTTCAAATGCTGGCTTGTGAAACTGCCAGATTAAACACATTGATCAAATATAACTCCTCTCCTGCATATAGGGCGGagtatatttctttccttctgttttaattTACAGATCCAGAATATAAGAAGTTTTTAGAGACTTACTGTGTGGAGGAGGAGAAAGCTGGTGCCAATCCTGAAACTCTTTTGGGAGATGTAGAGGCAAAGACAAGAGAACTTATTGGtctgttttgctcatttttctctttacttcatTGAGACACGTATTTATGGAGtacatattccttttcattattattgtaaaaTACTGACACATGTGACAGGCTTGGCAGAAATGTAAACTATTTCTCAGTTTTGATAAAAGAATGACAAGATGGCAAATTGGGAAAATATTTCTGAGCATCTGCTGATGGAGAATGCCTGAGTTTTCAATTACATTCATTTTGTTTCAAAGTTATAATGCTTCTGAATGAatagtcgcagacacggctcagatcccacgttgctgtggctatggtgtaggctggtggccatagctccaattcaacccctagcctggaaatctcttccatatgctgtgggtgcggccctaaaatagccaaaaaaaaaagagaaaaaaaagtgaaaatattcataACATTTGGGAAGCTTAttgtattcattttgcttttttgctaCTCTACCGTTTTTGTGAGCGGTGTATGCGCCTCCCTTAGGGTCAGGAATTAAATGCCTTGTGTGTGTTGGATTGTCAGTGCTGCCAAACTGCTTGACTATAGTGATGGAGAAAGAATTCTTGCAAGTACAGGGTCTGCTTGTGtaggttttaaaataattcttcccctcattatttaaaatattaaattgaaagCAAgtacttaaaaaaggaaatcttatttTAGAGTTGATTACTACATCgcaatttttgtattttagccAGAAGAACCACACCTCTtttggaatatattaaaaatagaaagttagaaaagcaggtaggtctggccttTTACTGATGAGTAGCCCTCCTGTTTCTGTCATGCCCACGCAGACAGTTTATACACATACTTTCCACACCTTTAGAGAATTCGAGAAGAAAAGCGAGAAGAACGGAGGAGGAGGGAGTTGGAAAAGAAACGCTTacgggaagaagagaaaagacgACGCCGGGAAGAGGAGAGATGTAAGAAGAAAGcagcagaaaagcaaaagaaaactgcTGAGAAAGAAGTAAGGGTGAAGGTAATTTTGAGGAcacttttcactttttgtttttataaaaatagttcTACCTTTTAGGTATTTAGCTTTTTAGAACTTTAAGAACATTTTCAGTTAGTGTCATCTTTTACTATTCTAGTTCTTTTTCTCTGTGCTACAGCAGGGGTTCTCGAACTGTGTTCCATGAGTTTCCTTGGGCATGCTGTGTTGGGGAGGACCACGTGGGTGGAAGACCCATGTCCTGCTGTGACAGGAGCACTTCACCCAGAGGAGCCCACGTTTAAATGTCATAGATTGGGCTCTGCTTATGTTTGCCTCTGAGGGAAGATTTCCTGACTAAAAACTACGTATTTGAAACCCACTGGTTTTGGGTATACTGGCCTTTCTCTATGAATGCTAACTCTTAGAAGTGGATTGTCTCATTTATTTGGGGTAGCAGCAGTGGTTTCTGTTATCTCTTGCCCAATTTTTCCTTTGACCGATGCATTCACTTAGGAGGGTCATTTAATGCATGAaaggaattctttctttctttctttttctttttgcattttagagctgcacctgcagcatgtggaggttcccaggccaggggtctaatcagagatgcagcctctggcctgcaccacagccacagcaacaccagatctgagccctgtctgcaacctacaccacagctcacagcaacgccagatcctcaacccactgagcaaggccagggatcgaacccgcaacatcatggttcctagtcgggttcgtttccattgcaccacaacaggaactctgaaataatcACTCTTACCACAGTGTTGCAAGCCTTTTAGAcgtttttctctgtgtgtgaatCAGCATATAAATAGAAATCAGATCATTCTTTGTAACATTCTTTTATACATTAATATTCTTTTCATCACATCAGCTATTCTAAAGCATTTTTCATGAGTACAAAACATTTCTTTGACTGAATGTTCCCTGGTGTATTTAACCAAAAACCTGTTCATCGGACCTTTATGATACGTTTTTTGCTATTCGAACATTTGGGCTCAATATTGGtgtatattttaagttatttattacatacattcttttataaTATACTCTTAAAGTGATATTTTACCAGCATTTTAATTTCTCAGCTTCTCAAGAAACCAGAAAAGGGAGAAGAGCCAGGCACTGAGAACCCTAAGGAAGGAGGAGAAGCGATTGACTTTGGAGGTGGGAGCCGAGAACCAGGTCCCAGCTGTGCAGGCGTGACACCCAGGCCCTCAGAGAGTTCACTGGAGGAACTCCCAGAACCGTGAGCTCTGCTCATTTCTCTGGCCCCCTTCAGCATCCAGGGTTGCCATTGAGTGGTTGCATGTCCTTTGTCAGTATGAGTTCTTGCATTTCATAATATACTTGGAATTCAGATTTTTGCTGGAATGTGCTTGTCCACATTTTTGTCTCTCTGTGGTCAGTGGTTGGCTGACAGTGAACCGTTCACCATCAGTGCTCAAGGCTGCCTCCAGACAGGAAATACTCTGGGACTGTCCCCTTTTCTccgccctcctgccccctctcgGGTCCCTGTATTTGCACTCCCCGTCTTCACCATCTTCTTCGCAGTCTCTTTTCCTTGGTGATGTTCATCGGTTTGTGATTTTCCTCCGTGTCTTGAGATGTTATGCCCATTTGATCTGCCAGACCTCCTTCAGTTTATCTGCAGAATTGTAAAGAGGAGAGCCCGGCTTTTGAGGGGCTAGAACTCATTAGCAGTAGAGTCCCAGGTGCCATCATTCTGTTGTTGGGGTGGTTAACCCTCTGGTCCCACAGGATTTGCCTGGCAGCTGGAGATCCTGGTGCCTGCTGGCCCTGTCTgggcatgggggcgggggggggggggtcctcttcCTGCTCATGAGAAGATCTTGAGCAGTGTGCTCTGGGGACAAGACTTAGAGCAGTCTATAAGCAAgggcccctccctgctgcccctgTGTCCCAGTCAAGGGTCACTGACCCAGAGCTCCTAGCCATGTGCTGCATCTGGATCCCTGTGGAGCCCCGGACCCTTCTGCTCATAGGGTGGCTGAAAGTGGATTGGAGTTTGGAGGGGAGATGGCAAGGTCGTGGGATTAGGCTGCTGTTTGCCCAGAATCATAGTAACCTGAACAGCTTCTTACTGCCTTCCTTGCACAGAGTTCtgataactttttttcttctttggggagTTCTGGTTTTTCGgtttgtttataaaattaatttatgcaTGACTACCAAATCTGTGATCTTTTAGCACTCTAGTTTATGTTACAGTCACTTCTGGTGTTATTGCTTATAGCAGAGTGGTGTCTTTGTCATGGTTCTCGCATGAATTTGTGCCTGTAGATCTTTTTGTTCCCATCAACCTGCTGCATTTGTGTGCAGGGAGCCGGAGGCAGCATGTGAGGCTCGTGGAGAGAAGGACTGTAAGAAGCAGAGGAGCTAAGCGGCCACTTGTTTGCTTCCtattcatttatcagtttgaTATGTACATGCattaattttcagttaattttttaaaagatgtttattttttccatcatagtttatTTCTACGgcgtagcaaagtgacccagtcccccccccacacatacatatatacgtatacacacatatgtatacacacattctttttctcacattatcctccatcgtgctccatcataagtggctagatatagttccctgtgctatacagcaggatctcattgcttatgcactccaaatgcaatagttttcatctattaaccccagattcccagtccatcccactctctccctttcccccttggcaactgcaagtctgttctccaagtccatgagtttcttttctgtggaaagattcatttgtgttgtctattagattccagacataagtgatatcatatggtatttgtctttctcatctgacttacttcacttagtatgagagtctgtagttctatccatgttgctgcaaatggcattattttggtcttttttatggctgagtagtattccattgtgtatatgtaccacatcttcttaatccatttatctgtcaatggacatgtaggttgtttccatgtcttgactactgtgaatagtgctgcagtgagcatatgggtgcatgcgcctttttcaaggaaagttttgtctggatatatgcccaggagtgagatttctgggtcatatggtagttctatatttagttttctgaggtaccacgtactgtttccatagtggttgtaccaatttacattcccaccaacagtgcaggagggtccccttttctccacaccctctccagcatttgttgtttgttgacttgttaatgatggccattcaattttcagttaattttagCTCTGCTTGGAGCAGAAACAGCTGAAAACACCAGCTTTGTGTCCTGATGGATGAGCATCAGGGCCATAAGGAAAGTCCCTTGACCACTTCTAGTCTTattacttcatctgtaaaaaaggGGAGGATTGTATTTactgagaattataaaattatgtatatatggtGCCTTAGCGTAGTGCCTGTTACACTATGAGGGTCACTCAACTATAGCAATAAATACTGTCACTgttattgtttatccatctttTCACATTGAATACCTGCAGACTTGGCACTTGAGTGATAAGCAAGCTTACATATTCcattgcctgtttttgaacttcttGTCTGGCAAGGAAGACAAGTAGTTGACACGCAGTTTACCTAGGGTTACTGATAATCTGTGTTGACTCACAGGTCACAAAATGACAGTGATAAAGAGCAAAGGGACATGGAGAGAAGATGCCAAGAAAAACAACTGGAAGCAGAGAGACACTACTTGGATGACAACAGAAGGCACAGAGCTCACTCTGGGTTGGACAAGTTTTCAGGAAGAAGCGAGGAGGAGCCGAGATGGGGCAGAGGATTCACCCCAGACAGAGGCAAGAGAGGGAGCCAGGATGGGCGTGTCCCTGTGGAGGCGGCAGAGAGaccaggaagggagaggagtgACGACGGACTGGCGCCCAGGAGGGAGCGCTTGGGAAACAAGGTTCtgtcatttgtttttgtctgctaAAAGTATAAACTGGAGTTCTGGTAGTTCTGGAGTTGTACAGCTGCTTTTCCAGACAGAAATTCTTTATTAACCAAGAGTCTCAAGTTGTCTTGAGGTCAGAGACTGCACACACTGTCGGAGGAGTTACCCGGGGGTCCCACCTTGCCTTGGGCATTCTCTGCCCTGCACAGTCTGTATGTGCAGAGCTGTTAATCTTGTCCAGTGAGAGGGCACCAAGTCCTGAAATGACACCAACGTCATCTTCCTCAgagaatcaaattttttttttcattatagctggtttacagggttttgtcagttttctgctgtacagcatggtgacccagttacacatacaactatacaatcttttttctcacatttatcatgctccatcataggtgaccagacatagttcccagtgctatacagcaggatctcattgcctgtccattccaaaggcagtggtctgcatctgttaaccccaaagtcccaatccatcccactctcttcccttcccccttgccaaccacaagtctgttctccaagtccgtgattttcttttctgtggaaaggttcatttgtgctgtatattagattccagatataagtgatatcatatggtatttgtctttctctttctgacttcactcagtatgagagtctctagttccatctatgttgctgcaaatagcattgttttattcttttttatggctgagtagtattctattgtgtatgtgtaccacatctccctaatccgatcaatttttaatttccttcatcaatgttttatagttctcagtgtgtaaatctttcacctccttggtcaagtttattcctgggtatttaattttgttgACACAATTTTAagtgagatgattttttttactttctctttctgatgttttttagttttaggagatgcaacagatttctatatgttaatcttgtatcctgccatcttgctgaattcatttattagttctaatagttttttgtgtGGAAGTCTTAggtttttccatacaaattatcatgtcatctataaataatgacagttttacttcttcctttctaatgtagataccttttatttctttttcttgtctgattgctatggctaggacttccagtactgtgttgcaTAGacatggtgagagtggacatctttgccttgttcctgaatttagcaggaaagttttcagctttcCACAATTGAttattatgttagctgtgggtttgtcataaatggcttttattatgttgagatataccctctatacccactttgacaagtttttatcatgaattttgtcaaatgcttttgctgcatctaccgagataatcatgtggttttttgtcttcccttttgttaatgttgtgtatcacattgattttgcatatgttgaaccatccttgttaCCCTGGAATGAATCCAGCTTGAttatgatgtatgatcctttttatgtattgttggatttgataCGCtaatatttttaggatttttgcatatgtatttatcagaaatattgtgctataattttttttggtagtgtctttgtctgattttggtatcagggtgatggtggattcatagaatgaatttgggagagtTCCCTCCTCCTcaactttttggaagagtttgagaagtttAGGTGTAGGTGCTTTGAATGTGTGATAGAATTCCCCACTGACACTGgacagtcctggacttttgtttgcagggaggtttttttggctgcgtttttttgtttgtttattttgttttgctttttagggttgcacccacagcatatggaagttcccaggctaggggtggaattagagctacagttactggcctatgccacagccacagccacacggtaTCTGAGCCGttgtctctgtgacctacaccacagttaacagcagcattggatccttaacccactgagtgaggccagggatcaaacccacatctcataggtactagttgggtttgtaacctgctgagccacaatgggagctccctctctttgtctttctttatgacctttgatttaaggtctattttatctGAATATTGCTAtccctgctttcttgtcatttccatttgcatgaaatatcttttttccatcccctcactttcagtctatatgtgtctttcaccctgaagtgagtctcttgtaggcagcacattgtaggttcttattttttaatccaaatcTGCCACTCTGACTTGAtcagagcatttagtccattgacagtTAAAGGAGTTATTGACAATCATGTACTTACTGTAattttaatccttgttttccaggttggttttttttgggaaGGGGTAGTTATttgctcatttcttctttttggttttccttttgtggtttgatgattttcttttgtggtgtgcttgagtttctttctttttggtttttgtgaatctattgtatattttttatctGTGATTACCTTGGACTTCAAGTATGTTCAAGTGTCTTAACCCATAACTGTAtctgctttttttaaactgatagtTATTCAAGTTTgaacacaattttaaatatctacatttttataCTTCCGTCTCCCCTACactttgtgattttgatgttctattttacattttcattccttttcctgtTATAAtcacttttacaattttttggattgttttttgatCAATGTATTAGTTCATTTAAGTGATCTTCcatcattttatatttgcctttcctattgtgattttccctttcctatagatCTTTGCCTATTTTCCAATCAGAGAAGATCCTACAATATTTCTTTCAGGGTAGGTTTAATATTGCTggattcttttagtttttgcttcactgagaaattctttctctctccttctattctaaatgataatcttactGTGCAGAGTATCCTAGTTccaggtttttctctttcagggcTTTGAATATGTCATGCCATACCCTTCTGGCCTGCAcagtttctgaagagaaatcagctTTTAtccttatggagttcccttttaactagctctttttcttttttttttttctttttgtttgtattttttgtcttttgtctatttagggccacacccacggcatatggaggttcccaggctcagggtctaattggagctgttgctgccaacctacaccagagccacagcaacaccggatccgagctgcatctgcaacctgcaccacagctcatggcaatgctggatccttaacccactgagcaaggccagggatcgaacctgcaacctcaaggttcttagattcatttctgctgatccacgatgggaattcctagctCTCTTTCTGTTGCTATTTTTAGAATCCtctttcacttttgccattttaattatgatgtatCTTAGTATAGGTCTGGGTTtgggtttatcttgtttgggaccctctgtgcttcctgtacctagATATCTTTCCTTTcggtttgggaaattttcagccataatttcttcatgtGCATTTTCaatcttcttctctctctctgtctctttctgcaGTCCCTACCATGTGTAGGTTGGCAggttttatattatcccataggtctcatgtgttgcgtttgtttgtttgtttaatttgtttttctgctcactgttctgattgtgtgatttccattattctatcttcctgatcacttattcattcttctgtgtcACTTAGTCTGCATTTGTTGCTTCTAGATTGATTCTAGATTTATCTTAGCAattgtagtatttttttatttatagtttctagttccttgttataGTGATCTGCATTTTTATCAATGATATTTCTTGATTCGCCTAGCTTTCTTATcccctcctttttgaacttggggTCTAGTAGCCTGGTGagctctgtttcattatttgttctttcagaAGATTTCTCTTGTTCTTATGTTTGGGAGATTTTCctctacctttttattttatttaactttctctgtctctgtgatttCAGGAGAAACAGTTGTCTAGTGTGGTCTTGAAGGTGTGTTtttatgtgggagcatccctggTTTTCAAGTGTTTATGCAGTGCTTTTGCTGGGAGGGCTGGCTTGGGGATGGACACACAGCAGCCACACCTTTCCTCAGGGTGTGCTGGCCATTATCACAGAGCCTGTGCTGGATGTGGggcttcctctctgctctgtggctgtggtcgcCCTGTCAGGGACGGGGTCTGCTCCCTAGTTGCTGAAGTAGAAGCCCTGAAGGTCAGGTTCCATCAGGCTTTGTTGCCCTTGAATACATGCTCTGCCCCAAAGGAGAGGGCAAGGGGCTGCATCTTGTAGACCTTCTCTTCCTTACAGCACCCCCACCCAGGGCACAGGTTCTGACCCAATGCCTTTTTTCTGTGAGGCTGCAGTGATTATGAGGTGCCTTGTGTAGAATGGCTCCTTTCATGTGAGGCTTGCTGGGCTATGACATACTTCTGGATCTGTCTGTACACAGACATGACCCTGGGAAAGCAGAGCCAAGGTTCCGGCCCCAGGCAGAGGCAGTATGTGAAGCCTGCTGCTGTCTACACAGGGATTCAGATCCTGCACCTGCCAAGCCCTTTCACACTCTTCTCTTGGGCCAGGCCCATGTTAAGGAACAGAACACTGATGACCCTGTGGGGGTGCCTGTGAGGCCTCCACACACAGCCTAGGAGTAGGTAAAGGTGGGTGGTAAGTTCTGCAGACACAGcaggaggacactgtccttggctCCCAGATGGCCGATGGCTGTGCAGGCTAAGGCTGGTGCTCTTCCCATGGAGACAGACCCTCCCTCAGGGCTGGAAACTGGTCAGTCGCTCCCTCCCTTCAGCTGCAGGGCTAGGTCCAGTAGAGCTGGTTGGCTTCCCCAAGGCTGGTCCTGGCCTGCAGAGTCACTCGGTCCTTCTCTGGCTTCCCTCTCCTCATGCCCTGAAGcaatttcctttcatttcatgTACTTTATTCAGTAATTGTTTTTATCCCACCACCTCTAAAGTTTAATATGGCGACTGATTCATATTTTCCGTAAAGGGGGCAGTTACCAATAAGATGCATAGAAATTGCCTATTACAAATGTTTGTGACTGCTTAGATCATAGCTCCAAGAAACCATCTCTTGGCGAGGCCATGCCTCATTTTGTTTCAGACTTTGCATCCACCCTGCTTGATGGGTTTGCATGTGTATGTTTTCATCTCCCAGACAGGAGGGGTATATGCTGTTATTACCCTTTTTCCACAGAGTATTCTAGGTTTGAGCAGTAACATTTTCCcaaatgctgattttattttctttcaggttattttaaatattaagcatCTTCCTTTTCATGGCTTGTTGTTTTTCGTCTCACAGTCCTGGTTTCTGAGACAGATGTGAAAAGGGCTGATTTTTTAGCTGTAAGACTGACTTTCTTTAGATAGTTAGAATTTTCAGGACTTAGAAATAGAGCTGTTGCCTCTCCTGTGTTTCTGGCTGTTGGAAGAATGACACGCTCTCTGTCCTGGCAGGACCGGCTGGGCTCGCAGCCGTATCAGCCCAGAACTTGCATCCGAGCCCTCGAATGCGGTGGAAGACCCTCTGAGGGGGGCCGTGATGGCAGGAGGGGTGAGGCAGAAGACTCAGCAGGGGCTGCACCTAAGAAGAGTGAAGAGGCAGAGCCTGCCCATGAGTGCCTGGGGAATCCTGCCCGGCCTCCCGTGGAGTAGAAAGACATTCCAAAAATGCGTAAATTAGCCTGGAAGAAAGCCAGCAAGGTAAATTTACTCCTTCTAAATAAACAAGAAACCAGAACCATAAAGGTGGCATAGAAACATCTAGAAACTATTCTTAAGaagtgatctttaaaaaattaggacagagttttcatttttaccatttctgacataaactagtatatataaattagccaaaacagaaaaaaacatctgCTTTAGAAAGCAGAAAACTGTGACCCAAACTG is a genomic window of Phacochoerus africanus isolate WHEZ1 chromosome 13, ROS_Pafr_v1, whole genome shotgun sequence containing:
- the UPF3A gene encoding regulator of nonsense transcripts 3A isoform X1, with amino-acid sequence MRSEKEGGGGPRVAVVARGPSGREKALPAEIQICQESLRREPDTPLAPSSGSGGNGGKPREEKRTVLSKVVVRRLPPSLTREQLEEQLQPLPAHDYFEFFTADLSLYPHLYSRAYINFRNPDDILLFRDRFDGYIFIDSKGLEYPAVVEFAPFQKIAKKKLKKKDTKTGSIEDDPEYKKFLETYCVEEEKAGANPETLLGDVEAKTRELIARRTTPLLEYIKNRKLEKQRIREEKREERRRRELEKKRLREEEKRRRREEERCKKKAAEKQKKTAEKEVRVKLLKKPEKGEEPGTENPKEGGEAIDFGGGSREPGPSCAGVTPRPSESSLEELPEPSQNDSDKEQRDMERRCQEKQLEAERHYLDDNRRHRAHSGLDKFSGRSEEEPRWGRGFTPDRGKRGSQDGRVPVEAAERPGRERSDDGLAPRRERLGNKDRLGSQPYQPRTCIRALECGGRPSEGGRDGRRGEAEDSAGAAPKKSEEAEPAHECLGNPARPPVE
- the UPF3A gene encoding regulator of nonsense transcripts 3A isoform X3 codes for the protein MRSEKEGGGGPRVAVVARGPSGREKALPAEIQICQESLRREPDTPLAPSSGSGGNGGKPREEKRTVLSKVVVRRLPPSLTREQLEEQLQPLPAHDYFEFFTADLSLYPHLYSRAYINFRNPDDILLFRDRFDGYIFIDSKGLEYPAVVEFAPFQKIAKKKLKKKDTKTGSIEDDPEYKKFLETYCVEEEKAGANPETLLGDVEAKTRELIARRTTPLLEYIKNRKLEKQRIREEKREERRRRELEKKRLREEEKRRRREEERCKKKAAEKQKKTAEKEVRVKLLKKPEKGEEPGTENPKEGGEAIDFGGHKMTVIKSKGTWREDAKKNNWKQRDTTWMTTEGTELTLGWTSFQEEARRSRDGAEDSPQTEAREGARMGVSLWRRQRDQEGRGVTTDWRPGGSAWETRTGWARSRISPELASEPSNAVEDPLRGAVMAGGVRQKTQQGLHLRRVKRQSLPMSAWGILPGLPWSRKTFQKCVN
- the UPF3A gene encoding regulator of nonsense transcripts 3A isoform X2 is translated as MRSEKEGGGGPRVAVVARGPSGREKALPAEIQICQESLRREPDTPLAPSSGSGGNGGKPREEKRTVLSKVVVRRLPPSLTREQLEEQLQPLPAHDYFEFFTADLSLYPHLYSRAYINFRNPDDILLFRDRFDGYIFIDSKGLEYPAVVEFAPFQKIAKKKLKKKDTKTGSIEDDPEYKKFLETYCVEEEKAGANPETLLGDVEAKTRELIARRTTPLLEYIKNRKLEKQRIREEKREERRRRELEKKRLREEEKRRRREEERCKKKAAEKQKKTAEKELLKKPEKGEEPGTENPKEGGEAIDFGGGSREPGPSCAGVTPRPSESSLEELPEPSQNDSDKEQRDMERRCQEKQLEAERHYLDDNRRHRAHSGLDKFSGRSEEEPRWGRGFTPDRGKRGSQDGRVPVEAAERPGRERSDDGLAPRRERLGNKDRLGSQPYQPRTCIRALECGGRPSEGGRDGRRGEAEDSAGAAPKKSEEAEPAHECLGNPARPPVE
- the UPF3A gene encoding regulator of nonsense transcripts 3A isoform X4 gives rise to the protein MRSEKEGGGGPRVAVVARGPSGREKALPAEIQICQESLRREPDTPLAPSSGSGGNGGKPREEKRTVLSKVVVRRLPPSLTREQLEEQLQPLPAHDYFEFFTADLSLYPHLYSRAYINFRNPDDILLFRDRFDGYIFIDSKDPEYKKFLETYCVEEEKAGANPETLLGDVEAKTRELIARRTTPLLEYIKNRKLEKQRIREEKREERRRRELEKKRLREEEKRRRREEERCKKKAAEKQKKTAEKEVRVKLLKKPEKGEEPGTENPKEGGEAIDFGGGSREPGPSCAGVTPRPSESSLEELPEPSQNDSDKEQRDMERRCQEKQLEAERHYLDDNRRHRAHSGLDKFSGRSEEEPRWGRGFTPDRGKRGSQDGRVPVEAAERPGRERSDDGLAPRRERLGNKDRLGSQPYQPRTCIRALECGGRPSEGGRDGRRGEAEDSAGAAPKKSEEAEPAHECLGNPARPPVE